The Maridesulfovibrio sp. genomic sequence TTATCTGTATAGTATTCAGGATTTGACAGCCATAAAATATCCGTTCCGGCCATGGATCTGGAAAATTCCGGAAATTTTCTGTCATAATCGAACTTATTGAACCACACCTCACCAGTAGAAATAAAATTACCCTTACCCCAGGTCAGCTGATCATAGAGCATGAATCGGATCAAAGGCCAGACCTGCATTCCCCCGAAGGTCACGCTATTGACGTCAAACTCTCTTTCTACCGCAGCAGCTTTTAAACATGCTAATTTGACATTGAATTTTCTGGACGTCATATCTTCTCCTTTTTCCGATTGAACACCTGCAAATAAATTACCTGAACATCTTGACTTCTGCGGGATCAGACAAGAACTTCCATTGAAGCGATACAGCAATTACCGCAATTTTGGAATTCACAAGTACCATATTTTTTTGACAAACATTGCGACAATATAGTTTTGAGGTCAACTTTATTCTAGGAGATTCAACAGGCTGCCTGCCACCTGATCCGGACAAACAACCAGCGCAATCTTCATCAAGAACAGCGTATCACATCGTTTTTGTGTATACTTTTTCATGCCAAACGCTAAAAAACTTTGTATGCAACCCTTATAAGAGCATGCCTATTAATAAACAGTTCAAATTGGTCCTCTGTTTCCGGATATTATTCGGTTGAGCTCTTACAAAAATGATGATTTTTATGGTCTATTGAGGTAGGCATTATGCTGATCCGGCTGAAATGTTTGGCTTACAAACTGAATTTATATCTCTTTCTATAATTGTTTATCCGGTAAAGAGAGTAACATTGTATTTAATCAATGTGTTAATGGCATCCCGTAAGGTTTTAAAATGACGATGAAAAAAGCCCTTATTACCGGTGTAACCGGGCAAGACGGTTCTTACTTAACCAAGCTTCTTCTGGAAAAAGGATACGAGGTTCATGGTATTCAACGCCGGTCTTCCGTATCAAATACCCAACGCATTGATGACATCTATGGCGACACACATGAGGAAGTGAATAATTTTTATCTTCACTACGGAGATCTTACCGATTCCACGAATCTTATCCGTATAATTCAAGAAGTGCAGCCTTGCGAAATTTATAATCTTGCAGCTCAAAGCCATGTCCATGTTTCGTTCGACAGCCCGGAATATACGGCCGACGTAACCGGCATCGGGACACTGCGCCTTTTAGAAGCAATCCGTATTCTGGGGCTGCAGAAAGAGACCCGCTTCTATCAGGCTTCTACATCTGAACTTTTCGGCAAGGTCCAGGAAAGCCCACAGATGGAAAGCACTCCTTTTTACCCCCGCTCTCCTTATGCAGTAGCCAAGCTTTATGCTTACTGGATTTGTGTAAACTATAGAGAGGCATACGACATGTATGCATGCAACGGAATTCTCTTTAATCACGAGTCCCCGGTCAGGGGTGAAACCTTTGTAACCCGCAAAATAACTAAAGCGTTGGCCCGAATCAAGCTGGGTATGCAAGAATGTCTTTATCTAGGTAATATGAATGCCAAACGGGACTGGGGACATGCCAAGGATTTTGTATATATGCAGTGGCTTATGCTGCAGCAGGATACACCTCAGGACTATGTTATCGCCACAGGCCATCAACATTCCGTAAGGGATTTTGTCAACGCAGTGGCAAAAGAAATGGGGATAGATCTCGAATGGCAAGGCGAGGGGGAAGAAGAACATGCTATAAACACTGTAACCGGAAAACGTGTTGTGGCGGTTGACCCACGTTATTACCGGCCCACAGAAGTGGAAACACTCCTCGGTGACCCCTCAAAGGCCAAAAGGGAATTGGGATGGGAACCCAAAATAACTTTTGAAGAACTTGTACGTGAAATGGCCAGAGAAGATTTAAAATTAGCCAGCCGGGAAGACCTTTGCATCAAGCATGGATTTTAAACAAAGGCTCTTAAAAGGCATATATCTCCGTTTAATCCTGGCCGCAGCCATCCACATACTCTGCGAGAAAAGCTGCCCCTTTTGAAATGTTTTGAATTATTTTTTTGCCTAACAGCTCGTTCGCCTTGTCGGGAGAGTAGCCGTTTAATTTACCCGTGCGCAAAAAGCTCAGGTCTTCCTTGGAAATAATGCTGCCAGCAGTTAAATTTTTCCGGGCTACAATTTGCTTTTTTTGAAACTTTCTATAATTACGCTCAGCTTCGGACAACGGCTGAATGGAAGTTTCCCCCATGGCTGTTGAAGCTGTCCTGATTCGTTTTACATAAGCATTCAGTTCTTGAGGATTTAAGGCAGCCTGATAGTCTGTTTCTTTCAATGACCTGTCCA encodes the following:
- the gmd gene encoding GDP-mannose 4,6-dehydratase, whose protein sequence is MTMKKALITGVTGQDGSYLTKLLLEKGYEVHGIQRRSSVSNTQRIDDIYGDTHEEVNNFYLHYGDLTDSTNLIRIIQEVQPCEIYNLAAQSHVHVSFDSPEYTADVTGIGTLRLLEAIRILGLQKETRFYQASTSELFGKVQESPQMESTPFYPRSPYAVAKLYAYWICVNYREAYDMYACNGILFNHESPVRGETFVTRKITKALARIKLGMQECLYLGNMNAKRDWGHAKDFVYMQWLMLQQDTPQDYVIATGHQHSVRDFVNAVAKEMGIDLEWQGEGEEEHAINTVTGKRVVAVDPRYYRPTEVETLLGDPSKAKRELGWEPKITFEELVREMAREDLKLASREDLCIKHGF